In Pelodictyon luteolum DSM 273, the genomic stretch CTTCAGTGCCAAGCTTCGAACTTTGGCTCCTGATTCATTTTGAAAACATTCAGTCACCAATCAATCGCCATGCAGTTCTTTGCTGATTGAAAAAGCATCTTGGGGCGGCATGCTATAGTTATTGTATGAGGAATCGAAACGAGTATGCGCTATGTATATTACGGAACAAGTATAAACACCGTGAGGCAGTACGCAAATCAATTCATAACCGTCATAGGGAGATAGCAGACAATGGACATTCCAAGGATTTTCAGCATCACTGAAAATGCTCATCGCATCCACGACCCGTTCACACCAGAAAAACTCGCTGCTCTCGGAGCCGCTTTGAAAATGGAACCCGGGACCCGCATTCTCGACCTCGGCTGCGGCTCGGGCGAGATGCTGTGCACCTGGGCACGTGAATATGGCATCTTCGGCACTGGTATCGACATGAGCCAATTGTTCTTTGCTCAAGCCGGGCGCCGCGCTGAAGAACTCGCTGTTGACGGCCGGGTCAAGTTCATTCACGACGATGCTTCCGGTTACGTAGCCGCCGAAAAAGTCGATGTGGCAGCCTGTCTCGGTGCCACGTGGATTGGCGGGGGAGTCGCCGGCACCATCGAACTTCTTGCCAGAAGCCTCCGTACTGGAGGAATCATCCTCATCGGCGAACCCTATTGGCTGCACGTACCATCGACAGAAGATGTTGCCAGGAGTTGCCGTGCCGGTTCGATAGCCGACTTTCTCACGCTTCCGGAACTGCTCGCCTCTTTCGGAAGACTCGAGTACGACGTTGTGGAAATGGTTCTGGCAGACCAGGACAGCTGGGACAGGTACGAGGCAGCCAAGTGGCTCACAATGCGGCGATGGCTCGAAGCCAATCCCGACGACGAGTTAAGCAATGATGTTCGAGCTGAATTGACCTCGGAACCCGTGCGCTACGCCACGTACACACGTGAGTACCTCGGCTGGGGAGTGTTCGCATTGATGGCGCGGTAATGAAGAGCTTTTCCTGCGACCCGGACACAAGGACGTCGGTCATTGACGGGTTTGCCGTTCATGTTCAAAGCAATGACGCTGCCTCTTTCCTGTTCGATGCGATACCTGATGGATCGAGAGGCATCGGTACACCTGAGGGTGCACTGCAGAGGGAAGAGCGGGGGGCGTGAGCTCCGTAAGGCGCCGTTCTTTCGCGTCCGAAGCGGACAGTCGTTGCTCACGCAGGTGAACCGCGCATCGGATTCGACAGGTGAAGCTCTTTTTCAGAGTGTGGCATCAATAGATCTTGTGATAGCAAGGGTGCTGTTGCGGGTTCAGTCAGGGGGGGCACGGACTGCCAGCGCGGGTAATCCATCGTTGCGTTACTTCCGGCATTCAATGTGAATACGCGGCAAGCAGGCTCCAGACCAGCGCCGCCGCAGCAATGGCGGGCCCGAACGGCCATTCAGCGTCGGGGTCAGGGCGTTTCAGCCATCGCCACACCGCATACCAGACCACGGTACCCACACTGGCCCATACCACCATGTAGAGCACGTCGAGCAGTCCCCACCAGGCTCCAAGTGCGGCCAGGAGTTTGATGTCCCCGCCACCGATCCCGTCTTCACCCCTCCGGCGGCGGTACAGCCATGCCAGCCCGCCGAAGATGCCCGCCACAACGGCAGCCGATGCCGCGCTTTCCGGCAGGTTCTGCGAAGTCAGCCCCGCCCAGCTTGCGGCCAGGCCCGAGAGCCCCAGCGGCAGGACAATCCGGTCCGGCAGGAGCGTGGTGTCCCAGTCGATGAGGGCGAGGAGTATGAGGGCGCTGGCAAGGCCGGCCCCGGGAAGCCGGGACAGGAATGCCGGATCGCTTGTGCT encodes the following:
- a CDS encoding prepilin peptidase — encoded protein: MSPNDLWHALLNHLPWLPGGLFAGYLLVPLARITAEKVLLDGEVSLEEWRGPGGGLKEALPPARRIWVPLLNAGLWICLANSTSDPAFLSRLPGAGLASALILLALIDWDTTLLPDRIVLPLGLSGLAASWAGLTSQNLPESAASAAVVAGIFGGLAWLYRRRRGEDGIGGGDIKLLAALGAWWGLLDVLYMVVWASVGTVVWYAVWRWLKRPDPDAEWPFGPAIAAAALVWSLLAAYSH
- a CDS encoding SAM-dependent methyltransferase; this translates as MDIPRIFSITENAHRIHDPFTPEKLAALGAALKMEPGTRILDLGCGSGEMLCTWAREYGIFGTGIDMSQLFFAQAGRRAEELAVDGRVKFIHDDASGYVAAEKVDVAACLGATWIGGGVAGTIELLARSLRTGGIILIGEPYWLHVPSTEDVARSCRAGSIADFLTLPELLASFGRLEYDVVEMVLADQDSWDRYEAAKWLTMRRWLEANPDDELSNDVRAELTSEPVRYATYTREYLGWGVFALMAR